The following are encoded in a window of Bradyrhizobium guangdongense genomic DNA:
- a CDS encoding alpha/beta fold hydrolase encodes MPRIDRDGVGIYYEVHGDGPPLLLTHGYSSTSAMWHGQVDALARDHKLILWDMRGHGQSDYPDDPNAYSEVLTVGDMAAILDAVGARRAIIGGLSLGGYMSLAFYRAHPSRTRALLIIDTGPGFRKDDAREAWNARALATADKLDREGLDVLKAATRERATASHRNAKGLALAARGMLTQRDAKVMELLPEIAVPSLIVVGADDTPFLAASDYMAAKIPGAQKVVIPAAGHAVNIDQPKAFVDAVLPFLKNLPA; translated from the coding sequence ATGCCAAGGATCGATCGGGACGGCGTCGGAATTTACTATGAGGTTCATGGCGACGGGCCACCGCTGCTGCTCACGCACGGCTACTCCTCGACCTCGGCGATGTGGCACGGCCAGGTCGATGCGCTCGCGCGCGATCACAAGCTGATCCTGTGGGACATGCGGGGCCACGGCCAGTCCGATTATCCCGATGATCCCAACGCCTATAGCGAAGTGCTCACCGTCGGCGACATGGCGGCGATCCTCGATGCGGTCGGCGCGCGGCGCGCGATCATCGGCGGATTGTCGCTCGGTGGCTACATGTCGCTCGCATTCTATCGCGCCCATCCATCGCGCACGCGCGCGCTGCTGATCATCGACACCGGCCCGGGCTTCAGGAAGGACGACGCGCGCGAGGCCTGGAATGCGCGGGCGCTCGCCACCGCCGACAAGCTCGATCGCGAAGGCCTCGACGTCCTGAAGGCGGCAACGCGCGAGCGCGCCACCGCCAGCCATCGCAACGCGAAGGGATTGGCGCTCGCCGCGCGCGGCATGCTGACCCAGCGCGACGCCAAGGTGATGGAGCTGCTGCCCGAGATCGCAGTGCCCAGCCTGATCGTGGTCGGCGCCGACGACACACCGTTCCTGGCGGCGTCCGACTACATGGCGGCCAAGATTCCCGGCGCACAAAAGGTCGTGATCCCCGCGGCCGGACACGCCGTCAACATCGATCAGCCCAAGGCTTTTGTTGACGCGGTGCTGCCTTTCCTGAAGAACTTGCCGGCATAG
- a CDS encoding dienelactone hydrolase family protein, whose protein sequence is MGQDIRLTASDNFQLGAYRADPAASPKGAVVVIQEIFGVNHHIRAVCDRLAGEGYVAIAPSIFHRTTPNFQSGYTPDEIAVARKFVANPNWEAMLRDTQAAIDAVSSVGSVGIIGFCLGGSIAYVAATRLTGLKAAIGYYGGAVVRFADEKPKVPTQLHFGEKDAGIPLSDVETIKAKRPDVEVFVYPGAQHGFHCDERPSYDKASSDIAWPRSMAFFAKHLTK, encoded by the coding sequence GTGGGACAAGACATCAGACTGACGGCCTCGGACAATTTCCAGCTCGGCGCCTACCGTGCGGATCCCGCAGCCAGCCCGAAGGGCGCGGTGGTGGTGATCCAGGAGATTTTCGGCGTCAACCATCACATTCGCGCGGTCTGCGACCGCCTCGCCGGTGAGGGCTATGTCGCGATCGCGCCGTCGATCTTCCACCGCACCACGCCGAACTTCCAGTCGGGCTATACGCCCGACGAGATCGCAGTAGCGCGCAAATTCGTCGCCAATCCCAATTGGGAGGCGATGCTGCGCGACACGCAGGCCGCGATCGATGCGGTCAGCAGCGTCGGCTCGGTTGGCATCATCGGCTTTTGTCTTGGCGGCAGCATCGCCTATGTCGCGGCGACGCGCCTGACCGGACTGAAGGCTGCGATCGGCTATTACGGCGGCGCCGTGGTGCGCTTTGCGGATGAGAAGCCCAAGGTGCCGACGCAATTGCATTTCGGCGAGAAGGATGCCGGCATTCCCTTGAGCGACGTCGAGACCATCAAGGCCAAACGGCCTGACGTCGAAGTGTTCGTCTATCCCGGCGCCCAGCACGGCTTCCATTGCGACGAGCGGCCGAGCTACGACAAGGCCAGCTCGGATATTGCCTGGCCGCGCAGCATGGCGTTTTTTGCGAAGCATTTGACGAAGTAG